One Plasmodium sp. gorilla clade G2 genome assembly, chromosome: 12 genomic window carries:
- a CDS encoding geranylgeranyl transferase type2 beta subunit, putative, with product MNLYLLLHEQYFINTIKKKLAVKEEETILTSKYESILLSAIFWVLSGISLINKKRESIDEILSKEFIEVIYMLVMKCLHRKKIKHEYIYKLKKERYILSNEDIKKKKKIIVSGFSPCNKKNVYEPNIISTLSAIQILFLLNKTDEDSISTKTLLEIYNFIVFLFDEEKGYFHFSLKSVHYKFDGDMRFMFCSLCTLYLLNKLFKERNIYVNNINNINHDKCIQWIINCFNIDGGFSNLPGSESHAGTTFCAIHSLKLLKNEKGKTYFSYNPIMKKKLIRWLCERYDNFGINGRVGKDHDVCYSWWVLSSLSSLNVNLGKVFNINIIINFILECQDKVNGGFSRIGQDEYNINKKCMNYFKNENLFFKQTDQFHSFFSLCALSLIYYNIHYYMKKERIKKNELFDHIIIPKHIDDVLSNMANIHEAFAMPRRLIK from the exons atgaatttatatctattattacacgaacaatattttataaataccaTAAAGAAGAAACTAGCAGTAAAAGAGGAGGAAACCATTTTAACGAGCAAATATGAATCTATTTTGTTGAGTGCCATATTTTGGGTTTTAAGTGGTATTAgcttaataaataaaaaaagggaaTCTATAGATGAGATACTAAGTAAAGAATTTATagaagtaatatatatgttggtAATGAAATGTTTACATAGAAAGAAAATTAaacatgaatatatttataagttaaaaaaagaaagatatattttgtcaaatgaagatattaaaaaaaaaaaaaaaataatagtatCAGGTTTTAGCCCatgtaataaaaagaatgtgTATGAACCAAATATAATTTCTACCTTGAGTGCTattcaaatattatttttattaaataaaactGATGAGGATAGTATAAGTACTAAAACAttattagaaatatataattttatagtatttttatttgatgaagaaaagggatattttcatttttctttaaagAGTGTACATTATAAATTTGATGGCGACATGCGATTTATGTTTTGTTCCTTGTGTACTTTATATCTATTGAATAAGTTATTTAAGGAAAGAAATAtctatgtaaataatataaataatataaatcatgATAAATGTATACAATGGATAATAAATTGTTTTAATATAGATGGAGGATTTTCAAACCTTCCTGGTTCAGAATCCCATGCAGGTACAACCTTCTGTGCAATTCattcattaaaattattgaaGAATGAGAAAGGAAAGacttatttttcttataatcctataatgaaaaaaaagctAATTAG gtgGCTTTGTGAAAGATATGATAATTTTGGCATTAATGGTAGAGTCGGAAAAGATCACGATGTTTGTTATTCTTGGTGGGTTTTAAGTAGTTTATCATCTTTAAATGTAAATTTAGGTAAggtatttaatataaatattattatcaattttattttagaaTGCCAGGATAAAGTAAATGGTGGATTTTCTAGAATAGGACAAGATGAATacaatataaacaaaaaatgtATGAACTATTTTAAGaatgaaaatttattttttaaacaaaCAGATCAATTTCATAGTTTTTTTTCGTTATGTGCATTGTcacttatttattataatatacattattatatgaaaaaggagagaataaaaaaaaatgaactttttgatcatataattatacctAAACATATAGATGATGTTTTGAGTAATATGGCAAACATTCATGAAGCTTTTGCCATGCCAAGACgattaataaaatga
- a CDS encoding thioredoxin peroxidase 2, protein MFLKKLCSSNFFRNSRRSFSLVTKKAYNFTAQGLNKNNEIINVDLSSFIGQKYCCLLFYPLNYTFVCPTEIIEFNKHIKDFENKNVELLGISVDSVYSHLAWKNMPIEKGGIGNVEFTLVSDINKEISKNYNVLYDNAFALRGLFIIDKNGCVRHQTVNDLPIGRNVQEVLRTIDSIIHVDTSGEVCPINWKKGQKAFKPTTESLIDYMNHVNKNV, encoded by the coding sequence atgtttttaaaaaaactgTGCAGTAGCAATTTTTTCAGGAATTCAAGAAGATCCTTTTCGTTAGTGACAAAGAAGGCTTATAATTTCACAGCTCAAggattaaataaaaataatgaaataataaatgttgACCTTTCCTCTTTTATAGGTCAGAAATACTGTTGTTTGTTATTCTATCCATTAAACTATACCTTCGTATGTCCAACAGAAATAATTGAatttaataaacatattaaagattttgaaaataaaaatgtagagTTATTAGGTATATCTGTAGATTCTGTATATAGCCATTTAGCATGGAAAAATATGCCTATTGAAAAAGGAGGAATAGGAAATGTTGAATTTACTTTAGTAtcagatataaataaagagatttctaaaaattataatgtaCTTTATGATAATGCTTTTGCTTTAAGaggattatttattatagatAAAAATGGATGTGTAAGACATCAAACCGTTAATGATTTACCAATAGGAAGAAATGTACAGGAGGTTTTAAGAACTATAGATTCAATTATTCATGTAGATACAAGTGGAGAAGTTTGTCCAATAAACTGGAAAAAGGGACAAAAAGCTTTCAAACCAACTACTGAATCGTTAATAGATTATATGAAtcatgtaaataaaaatgtataa
- a CDS encoding prolyl-tRNA synthetase → MSNNTNGEIIIPQEYLEKSECLFKELKELNINFKEVKHGLAATIKDLLEMNLENSTNILKNLFLKDKKKNYFLICTLNNKTVDLKNLSNILKTNNLRFVDENSLNNILNIQPGSVSPLAMKNDKENVVKLYFDEEIKNMQEVIIHPLHNYSSLYIKTEDVIKFCEFFNHTPEYIQIKEDTTSKARVDKKEDVQEEMSKNEELQNNNNNNNNNNNNNNNNNNNNNNNNNIKDNNLKGKVLSNNEVEENKSKDSNILGITSKKIENFSDWYTQVIVKSELIEYYDISGCYILRPAAYYIWECVQAFFNKEIKKLNVENSYFPLFVTKNKLEKEKNHIEGFSPEVAWVTKYGDSTLPEEIAIRPTSETIMYSVFPKWIRSYRDLPLKLNQWNTVVRWEFKQPTPFIRTREFLWQEGHTAHKNEEEAVKLVFDILDLYRRWYEEYLAVPIIKGIKSEGEKFGGANFTSTAEAFISENGRAIQAATSHYLGTNFAKMFKIEFEDENEVKQYVHQTSWGCTTRSIGIMIMTHGDDKGLVLPPNVSKYKVVIVPIFYKTTDENAIHSYCKDIEKILKNAQINCVYDDRASYSPGYKFNHWELRGIPIRIEVGPKDLQNNSCVIVRRDNNEKCNVKKESVLLETQQMLVDIHKNLFLKAKKKLDDSIVQVTSFSEVMNALNKKKMVLAPWCEDIATEEEIKKETQRLSLNQTNSETTLSGAMKPLCIPLDQPPMPPNMKCFWSGKPAKRWCLFGRSY, encoded by the coding sequence ATGagtaataatacaaatggaGAAATAATTATCCCCCAAGAATATTTAGAAAAGTCAGAATGTTTgtttaaagaattaaaagaattaaatataaattttaaggAAGTTAAACATGGCTTAGCTGCTACCATTAAAGATTTATTAGAAATGAATTTAGAGAAttctacaaatatattaaagaatttatttttaaaagataagaagaaaaattattttctaatatGTACATTAAATAACAAAACTGTGgacttaaaaaatttatcaaatattttaaaaacgaACAACTTAAGGTTTGTTGACGAAAAtagtttaaataatattctgAATATACAACCAGGTTCTGTAAGTCCTTTGGCTATgaaaaatgataaagaaaatgtggtaaaattatattttgatgaagagataaaaaatatgcaaGAAGTTATTATACATCCTTTACATAATTATAgtagtttatatataaaaacagaGGATGTAATCAAATTTTGTGAATTCTTTAATCACACTCctgaatatatacaaattaaaGAAGATACTACATCAAAAGCACGTGtagataaaaaagaagatgtACAAGAAGAAATgtcaaaaaatgaagaattacagaataataacaataataataataataataataataataataataacaataataataataataacaataataataatatcaaagaTAACAATTTAAAAGGAAAAGTTTTAAGTAATAATGAAGTCGAAGAAAACAAATCTAAGGATAGTAATATTTTAGGTATCACTTccaaaaaaatagaaaattttTCAGATTGGTATACTCAAGTTATTGTAAAAAGTGAATTAATtgaatattatgatatttcGGGTTGTTATATATTACGACCCGctgcatattatatatgggAATGTGTACAagctttttttaataaagaaataaaaaaattaaatgttgAAAATTCTTATTTTCCATTATTtgttacaaaaaataaattagaaaaagaaaaaaatcatattgAAGGTTTTAGTCCTGAAGTTGCCTGGGTTACAAAATATGGTGATTCTACTTTACCCGAAGAAATTGCTATAAGACCAACAAGTGAAACAATTATGTATTCAGTCTTCCCTAAATGGATTAGATCATATCGTGATTTACCTCTTAAATTAAATCAATGGAATACTGTTGTACGTTGGGAATTTAAACAACCAACTCCATTTATTAGGACACGAGAATTTTTATGGCAAGAAGGACATACAGctcataaaaatgaagaagaagctGTAAAATTAGTATTTGATATTCTAGATTTGTATAGAAGATGGTATGAAGAATATTTAGCTGTACCTATCATTAAAGGAATTAAAAGTGAAGGTGAAAAATTTGGAGGTGCAAATTTTACTTCTACTGCTGAAGCTTTTATAAGTGAAAATGGAAGAGCCATACAAGCAGCTACATCGCATTATCTTGGAACAAATTTTGCAAAGATGTTTAAAATTGAATTTGAAGATGAAAATGAAGTGAAACAATATGTTCATCAAACTTCATGGGGATGTACTACTAGATCTATTGGTATTATGATAATGACACATGGTGATGACAAAGGATTAGTTCTACCACCAAATGTTTCTAAATATAAAGTTGTTATTGTACCTATCTTTTATAAAACAACAGATGAAAATGCTATACACTCTTATTGTAAagatattgaaaaaatattgaaaaatgcTCAAATTAATTGTGTTTATGATGATAGAGCATCTTATTCTCCTGGTTATAAATTCAATCATTGGGAATTAAGAGGTATTCCCATAAGAATAGAAGTTGGACCTAAAGACTTACAAAATAATTCTTGTGTTATTGTTAGAAGAGATAATAACGAAAAATGTAATGTGAAAAAAGAATCTGTATTATTAGAAACACAACAAATGCTTGTTGATATTCATAAAAACCTTTTCTTAAAagcaaagaaaaaattagaCGATTCAATTGTTCAAGTTACAAGTTTCAGTGAAGTCATGAATgcattaaataaaaagaaaatggtCCTTGCCCCATGGTGTGAAGATATTGCAACAgaagaagaaattaaaaaagaaactcAAAGATTATCATTAAACCAAACAAACAGTGAAACTACATTATCTGGTGCTATGAAACCTTTATGTATCCCGTTAGATCAACCACCTATGCCACCAAATATGAAATGTTTCTGGTCAGGGAAACCAGCAAAAAGATGGTGTTTATTTGGTCGAAGTTATTAA
- a CDS encoding GPI ethanolamine phosphate transferase 3, putative, which produces MNITYNLKKKNDKFHHFISNNTLIFSIILLINLLIFFSFINGYFYSRQQIEEKSENLELFSRKVFGDVYVESLKKQKNTFSIINAPYNKVVLLLIDSLRFDFILYDTNYEEELIGKEKNTNINNNMSSEKTNISNEGKEKENSLYFLNNMINVHNTLQNEKNNSLLFRFDADAPTITTSRLKSIFMGTIPNYMEVNENFSPTTSIEDNFFEQLHLNNKKVIAIGDNTITHLMKHFSKELVYESFNVFDFYTLDIAAKKHFYEEYLSNDWDIMYIHMLAVDHIGHIKTPNSKVMKDVLKDFDAFIYDIINKIKLDNLKNLNTEQKEKEKIKIIKKKKKKKSHQNGTHIENENDDNVEDIQNDENIEDIQNDDNVEDIQNDENIEDIQNDDNNEDIQNDDNVEDIQNDENIEDIQNQSDQKNDDKKTLFLFFGDHGQLDTGDHGGYSVDETHSALFAYSPLNFISLDEDIIQNNFVLYDKDKLKKNISTLNEENNYKEDIDNYKKYHSYLKDINKKYTYLYNVKYTKQVNLMSTLSLLIGSTIPYGNIGNIIMDFIPNAYINNKNNSSLSNDTTNLYYDLLNLHYIAELNYANLWQLNRYLNEYEKKYNIIKNEDYHFIKSSWSIIEKEKKEFFFNQIKNLLKMIIKETYIQFINEMTTLMDITQKYFYYIFNIKEKYFLILSIVLNIFLFLFLKHFYYYSKLNYYHKLIKGSKILLFVSLFLNIIVTFDYFNKNIYLLLCLCAFLLYFFTFCLSSKEYKDIFRIFSHAKIIFISNNINMIIPSIKNYNISAKHNINNTNNDNYHTSYKDRKSFTNKEKKQNNTHINIIYNIIYFLRIIRKKIVKYIMFMHLTVYNLTIGNIIYILFKLFPKIITISFKILRNNYFFFVVIIWSCCEISFNYIDKERYYIHYILIAYVLFCLLKWKSHRVCNILRAFILLLLLITNALYSHTPQYFEHGKEKIYLNESILKSFLPISSYIFSIILINSGINNLLKKRIKIIIMQIWTIQYILVFMFLNNIYHTYIQFITPPSIYFLTFSTFIFILLSKNILNEKEKLPDSLDKIYEVCITLFVIIITAIPLSFIIYSNTNLGVLFLFYITFLLFYFILISSNCSKDINQTNDITLKWINENMDNTNTMINTNESLENKEKHPSYNTSIKEKFFYELMIEKLKLLNTCSLLNEEEIMQIQIYKLIRDISYFYINETDFYILSCLLLKYSFFITGHKFILNNLPLVSGYVGLYKYVWPVSQFYIFNHIFFPFFFTLFFIIYIYHIRRIKIINSFKQFDLYYFYVYPLMNFFFKVSFMFCCKFIVSVWVSYYLNLHIMLYDYFLPNMFYLFAINLIFIIFCLLSFSMTKHIFLR; this is translated from the exons atgaatattacatataatttaaaaaaaaaaaatgataagttCCATCATTTCATAAGTAATAATACCCtaatattttctattatCCTACTTATAAATCTATtgatttttttctcatttatcAATGGCTACTTTTATTCAAGACAACAAATTGAAGAAAAATCAGAGAACCTTGAGCTTTTTAGTAGGAAAGTATTTGGAGATGTATATGTAGAAAGTTTgaaaaaacagaaaaataCTTTTTCGATTATTAATGCACCATATAATAAAGTAGTTTTACTTTTAATAGATTCCTTAAGATTTGATTTTATCCTATACGATACTAATTATGAAGAGGAATTGataggaaaagaaaaaaatacaaatatcaACAATAATATGTCTAGcgaaaaaacaaatatatcaaatgaaggaaaagaaaaagaaaactcattatattttttaaataatatgataaatgtACATAACACattacaaaatgaaaaaaataactcTTTATTATTCCGGTTTGATGCAGATGCCCCTACAATAACAACTTCAAGGTTAAAATCTATTTTTATGGGTACAATACCAAATTATATGGAAGTAAATGAAAACTTTAGTCCTACGACAAGTATTgaagataatttttttgaacagctacatttaaataataaaaaagtaatTGCTATAGGTGATAATACCATTACTCATTTAATGAAACATTTTTCTAAAGAATTAGTTTATGAAAGTTTTAAtgtttttgatttttatacATTAGATATAGCTGCAAAGAAACATTTTTATGAAGAGTATTTGTCAAATGACTGggatattatgtatatacatatgttgGCAGTTGATCATATTGGACATATAAAAACACCCAACTCAAAAGTTATGAAAGATGTATTGAAAGATTTTGATGCATtcatatatgatattataaataaaataaaattagatAATCTTAAAAACCTTAACAcagaacaaaaagaaaaggaaaaaattaaaataataaaaaaaaaaaaaaaaaaaaaaagtcatCAAAATGGTACTCatatagaaaatgaaaatgatgacAATGTTGAAGATAttcaaaatgatgaaaatattgaaGATATTCAAAATGATGACAATGTTGAAGATAttcaaaatgatgaaaatattgaaGATATTCAAAATGATGACAATAATGAAGATATTCAAAATGATGACAATGTTGAAGATAttcaaaatgatgaaaatattgaaGATATTCAAAATCAAAGTGatcaaaaaaatgatgataaaaaaacaCTTTTCCTATTTTTTGGTGATCATGGACAGCTAGATACAGGGGATCACGGTGGATATAGTGTAGACGAAACACATAGTGCTCTTTTTGCTTATTCACCATTAAACTTTATATCTTTAGATGAAGACattattcaaaataattttgttttatatgataaagataaattaaaaaaaaatattagcacacttaatgaagaaaataattataaagaagatatagataattataaaaaatatcattcatatttaaaagatataaataaaaaatatacatacctTTATAATGTCAAATATACAAAACAAGTAAATTTAATGAGTACCTTATCCTTATTAATAGGGTCAACAATACCTTATGGAAATATaggaaatattattatggatTTCATTCCAaatgcatatataaataataagaataattctTCATTATCTAATGATACtacaaatttatattatgatttattaaatttacatTATATTGCAGAATTAAATTATGCTAACCTGTGGCAATTGAATAGATACTTGaatgaatatgaaaaaaaatataatataataaaaaatgaagattatcattttattaaatcttCATGGTCTattatagaaaaagaaaaaaaagaattttttttcaaccaaataaaaaatttattaaaaatgataata aaggaaacatatatacaattcATAAATGAAATGACAACTCTAATGGATATcacacaaaaatatttttactatatattcaacataaaagaaaaatattttttaattttatctattgtattgaatatattcttattcttatttttaaaacatttctattattattctaaattaaattattatcataaattaataaaaggtTCCAAGATTCTATTATTTGTTAGTCTATTCCTTAATATTATAGTAACCTTcgattattttaataaaaatatttatttattactttGTTTATGTGCattccttttatatttttttaccttCTGTTTATCAAGtaaagaatataaagatatattccGAATATTTTCTCATGCCAAAATCATTTTcataagtaataatataaatatgataatacctagtataaaaaattacaatatCAGTGCCAAACATAACATCAATAATACGAATAATGACAACTACCATACATCATATAAGGATAGGAAATCTTTcacaaataaagaaaagaaacaaaataatacacatataaatataatctataatattatctattTCTTAAGaataattagaaaaaaaattgtaaagTATATAATGTTTATGCATTTGACAGTATACAACCTAACTATAGgtaatattatctatattctATTTAAATTGTTTCCAAAAATTATAACCatttcatttaaaatattaagaaataattatttcttttttgttgttattatatgGAGCTGCTGTGAGATATCctttaattatatagataaagaAAGATATTACATTCATTACATTTTAATTgcatatgttttattttgcCTACTTAAATGGAAATCTCACCGTGTCTGTAATATACTAAG GGCGTTTATTTTGTTGTTGCTTCTAATAACTAATGCACTGTATAGCCATACACCCCAATATTTTGAACAtggtaaagaaaaaatatatttaaatgaatcCATACTAAAATCATTTTTGCCAATATCATCCTATATTTTTagcataatattaataaatagtggtattaataatttattgaaaaaacgaataaaaataataataatgcaaATATGGACAATACAATATATACTCGTTTTTATGttcttaaataatatttaccaTACATATATTCAATTTATAACACCCCCAAGTATTTATTTCTTAACTTTTTCAACCTTCATTTTCATATTGTtaagtaaaaatattttaaatgaaaaagaaaaattaccAGATTCTTTAGACAAAATATATGAAGTCTGTATCAcattatttgttataattattaccGCAATACCTTTatcttttatcatatatagcAATACAAATTTAGgtgtattatttttgttttatatcaCATTTCTATTATTCTACTTCATTCTTATAAGTTCCAACTGTTCAAAAGATATTAATCAAACGAATGACATAACACTTAAATggataaatgaaaatatggataatacaaatactatgataaatacaaatgaaaGCTTGGAGAATAAAGAAAAGCATCCTTCATATAACACAtctataaaagaaaaatttttttatgaattgATGATAGAAAAattgaaattattaaatacatgttctttattaaatgaagaagaaataatgcaaatacaaatttataaattaattagagatatttcttatttttatatcaatgAAAcagatttttatattttatcatgtTTACTTTTAAagtattctttttttataacgggacataaatttattttaaataactTACCACTAGTTTCAGGTTATGTtggattatataaatatgtatggCCAGTAAGtcagttttatatttttaatcatatttttttcccaTTCTTctttacattattttttattatttatatttatcacatAAGAaggataaaaattataaattccTTTAAGCAATTtgatttgtattatttttatgtttatccACTAATGAACTTTTTCTTCAA GGTCTCCTTTATGTTTTGTTGCAAGTTTATTGTATCTGTATGGGTTTCATATTACTTGAATCTACATATAatg TTATATGACTATTTCCTACCAAATATGTTTTACCTATTTGCCATCAAtcttatctttattatattttgtttgttGTCTTTCTCAATGACTAAACATATTTTTCtaagataa
- a CDS encoding adrenodoxin-type ferredoxin, putative, with protein sequence MITKFSILNKSKIFNTILYNTIRQNNIFFNNGKFSTTQNVDEIDVTFINQDNYEKTVKAKIGDSILKVAHDNHINIEGACEGFCACSTCHVIIDEKFHDLLPEPLDNEIDMLELAPCITETSRLGCQIKLTKELDGMKIQLPPMTRNFYVDGHVPTPH encoded by the exons atgataacaa AGTTttcaattttaaataaaagcaaaatttttaatacaaTTTTGTATAATACAATAcgacaaaataatattttttttaataatggcAAGTTTTCTACAACGCAGAATGTAGACGAAAT cGATGTAACATTTATAAATCAAGATAATTATGAAAAGACTGTAAAGGCTAAAATAGGAGATAGTATTTTAAAGGTGGCTCAtgataatcatataaatatagagg GAGCTTGTGAAGGATTTTGTGCTTGCTCTACCTGTCATGTAATAATTGATGAAAAATTTCACGATTTATTACCAGAACCTTTGGACAATGAAATAGATATGTTGGAGCTTGCACCTTGTATAACAGAGAC tTCCAGATTAGGATGTCAAATAAAACTAACTAAAGAGTTGGATGGTATGAAAATACAATTACCCCCAATGACAAGAAATTTTTATGTGGATGGACACGTACCCACCCCCCATtaa
- a CDS encoding SET domain protein, putative, with protein MILFKRSFHNYFVNNFIKDLLKKSENVSFNDIQKKIYIGKSSLGGLGIFSLEDIKKNEIIEICPTVLICNEEIPRNLVDYLYEGKKEQSKNEEIVDIITNRKKETLNYKLLPLGYGILYNHSDIPNAFIEIHKINKNKIKQKQDTTVSNNIMIVYAHNNIQRDDEILISYGHSWWKVSS; from the exons ATGATTCTCTTCAAACGAAGTTTccataattattttgtaaataattttattaaggatttattaaaaaaaagtgagAATGTATCATTTAATGATatacaaaagaaaatatatatagggAAATCATCCCTTGGTGGTTTAGGTATTTTCTCCTTAGaagatataaagaaaaatgaaattattgaAATATGTCCAACTGTATTAATATGCAATGAAGAAATACCAAGAAACCTCGtcgattatttatatgaaggaaaaaaagaacaaagtAAAAATGAGGAAATAGTTGATATTATAACAAATAGGAAGAAAGAAactttaaattataaattactACCTTTAGGGTAtggtattttatataatcattctGATATACCAAATGCTTTTATagaaatacataaaataaataaaaacaaaataaaacaaaagcaa GACACCACTgtatcaaataatattatgattgTTTATGCACATAACAATATACAAAGGGATgatgaaatattaatttcATATGGACATTCATGGTGGAAGGTAAGTTCATAA
- a CDS encoding ER membrane protein complex subunit 6, putative: MEGDDYQGNSKNILDSKLLGNKKYDENSIKHNKHSLILSKQFYGIISGITVGILGVQGILGFLLFILFTLIGTCITFFHIRKNFGSYFLKKSDLFFGDFFSGLISFILFWTLSYDIIYIF, from the exons ATGGAAGGTGACGATTATCAAGGGAACTCAAAAAACATATTAGACTCCAAATTATTGGgtaacaaaaaatatgatgaaaatagcATTAAACATAACAAACATTCTTTAATATTGAGTAAACAATTTTATGGTATCATAAGTGGAATAACTGTGGGTATTTTAGGAGTTCAAGGGATATTGggttttttactttttatattatttacattgaTAGGAACATGTATaactttttttcatataagaaaaaattttggttcttattttttgaaaaagtCTGACCTTTTTTTTGGAGATTTCTTTAGTGGATTAATA tcttttattttgttctggACCCTATcgtatgatataatatatatattttaa